The following coding sequences lie in one Antricoccus suffuscus genomic window:
- a CDS encoding class I SAM-dependent methyltransferase: MSSERVEFWENFYQDVDRDWGTRPNVVLVDLLDELQLPAGTAMDLGSGHGGDAVWLASNGWRVSAVDVSTTALARVAAAAERAGVSDRVTTTQSDLESEVPSGTFDLVYAAYFHSPVETSRFDALRRAAQNVAPGGILALIDHGSGPSWSQHDHDHYQFLTPDETIAGLALGDGWDVVKVGASDRIMTGPEGQTGTVIDNVIVVRRSAASAD; encoded by the coding sequence ATGAGCAGCGAGCGGGTGGAGTTCTGGGAGAACTTTTATCAAGATGTCGACCGGGACTGGGGAACGCGGCCGAACGTCGTACTCGTCGATCTCCTCGACGAACTGCAGTTGCCGGCGGGCACGGCGATGGATCTCGGCAGTGGGCATGGCGGTGATGCCGTATGGCTGGCATCGAACGGCTGGCGCGTCAGTGCGGTCGATGTGTCGACGACGGCACTTGCGCGTGTCGCCGCCGCAGCCGAGCGAGCCGGAGTGAGCGATCGAGTGACGACGACGCAGAGCGATCTCGAGTCGGAGGTTCCCAGCGGCACGTTCGATTTGGTCTATGCGGCGTACTTCCACTCCCCCGTCGAGACCTCTCGTTTTGACGCGCTGCGACGCGCGGCCCAGAACGTCGCACCGGGCGGGATCCTTGCGCTCATCGACCACGGCTCGGGACCGTCGTGGTCGCAGCATGACCACGACCATTACCAGTTCCTGACGCCAGACGAGACGATTGCCGGCCTCGCGTTGGGCGATGGCTGGGACGTGGTGAAAGTTGGCGCCTCGGACCGGATCATGACCGGCCCAGAAGGCCAAACCGGCACCGTCATCGACAATGTGATCGTCGTACGCCGTTCCGCCGCGAGCGCGGACTAA